From one Eucalyptus grandis isolate ANBG69807.140 chromosome 9, ASM1654582v1, whole genome shotgun sequence genomic stretch:
- the LOC120288120 gene encoding uncharacterized protein LOC120288120, with protein MSADWGPVIVAVVLFILLSPGLLIQIPGKMRVAEFGNMATSGISILVHAVLYFCILTILTIAIGIHVHVN; from the coding sequence atgtcAGCTGATTGGGGACCGGTTATCGTGGCGGTGGTTTTGTTTATACTGTTGTCACCAGGATTGCTGATCCAGATACCGGGGAAAATGAGAGTGGCAGAGTTCGGGAACATGGCGACAAGCGGTATCTCCATTCTGGTTCACGCCGTCTTGTACTTTTGCATACTCACCATCCTGACCATAGCAATTGGCATTCATGTCCATGTTAATTGA
- the LOC104419133 gene encoding uncharacterized protein LOC104419133, whose translation MSDWGPVFVAMVLFVLLTPGLLIQIPGKHRFIEFGNFQTSGASVLVHSILYFALVCIFLLAVGVHVGPKRSSRMADWAPVLIGVVLFVLLQPGLLFAIPGEGKQLEFGKMKTNGKAIAFHTLIFFACYSILLLALHIHIYTG comes from the exons atgtcGGACTGGGGGCCGGTGTTCGTGGCGATGGTGCTGTTCGTGCTGCTCACCCCGGGGCTGCTGATCCAAATACCGGGCAAACACAGATTCATCGAGTTCGGCAACTTCCAGACCAGCGGGGCTTCCGTACTCGTCCACTCCATCCTCTACTTCGCTCTCGTCTGCATCTTCCTGTTAGCCGTCGGCGTCCACGT AGGCCCCAAGAGATCTTCAAGAATGGCGGATTGGGCACCGGTGCTGATCGGGGTGGTGCTGTTCGTGCTGCTCCAGCCGGGCCTCCTGTTCGCGATACCGGGGGAGGGCAAGCAGTTGGAGTTCGGGAAAATGAAGACCAACGGCAAGGCCATCGCCTTCCACACCCTCATCTTCTTCGCTTGTTACTCCATCCTCCTCTTGGCCCTCCACATCCACATCTACACGGGCTAA
- the LOC120288121 gene encoding uncharacterized protein LOC120288121, with product MNDWAAPLIASALFAFLSPGMVVQMPGKSQPVDFLNMKTSLPSIFVHAVLYGLLLILFFVVLNIHLYV from the coding sequence ATGAATGATTGGGCTGCTCCTCTGATCGCTTCTGCTCTGTTTGCGTTTCTCTCGCCGGGGATGGTGGTCCAGATGCCAGGGAAGAGCCAGCCGGTGGACTTCTTAAACATGAAGACTAGCCTACCCTCCATATTTGTGCATGCTGTTCTGTATGGTCTGCTTCTGATACTGTTCTTTGTTGTTCTTAACATCCACTTGTATGTATAG